One region of Mycolicibacterium rhodesiae NBB3 genomic DNA includes:
- the cobG gene encoding precorrin-3B synthase — translation MARIRDQDACPGALQVHQAADGALARVRLPGGMITAPQLESVAMAATRWASPAMELTSRGNIQIRAVTDTSAVAQALAASGLLPSDTHERVRNIVASPLSGRVGRFADIRAMVAELDDAIQAQPALAGLPGRFLFSIDDGRGDVSGLAADAGIQVVGEAAALLLAGRDTGLRFPPSEAVSALITVAVRFAEIRGTCWRIRELDDAGPLLAGFAATTEPGATWESSTRGPIGWIEQNDGRVTLGAAIPLGVLNARVGEYLAAINAPMVITPWRSVLVFDLDEEVADVALRVLAPMGLVFDENSPWLSISACTGSPGCERSAADVRADATALIDEPAAGHRHFVGCERACGSPVVGDVLVATGDGYRLRDAHP, via the coding sequence GTGGCCAGGATCCGTGACCAAGACGCGTGCCCCGGCGCGTTGCAGGTCCATCAGGCCGCCGACGGTGCGCTGGCCAGGGTGCGGCTCCCCGGCGGGATGATCACCGCACCGCAGCTGGAGTCCGTGGCAATGGCAGCGACTCGGTGGGCGTCCCCGGCAATGGAACTCACCTCACGCGGCAACATCCAGATCCGGGCGGTCACCGACACCTCTGCCGTCGCACAGGCGTTGGCGGCCTCGGGCCTGCTGCCGTCGGACACCCATGAGCGGGTGCGCAACATCGTCGCGTCGCCGTTGTCGGGCCGCGTCGGTCGATTCGCGGATATCCGGGCGATGGTGGCCGAACTGGACGACGCGATCCAGGCACAACCCGCGCTGGCGGGACTGCCCGGCAGGTTCCTGTTCAGCATCGACGACGGTCGCGGCGATGTCAGCGGTCTGGCCGCCGACGCGGGGATCCAGGTCGTCGGCGAGGCTGCGGCGCTGCTGCTGGCCGGCAGGGACACCGGCCTCCGGTTCCCGCCGTCGGAGGCGGTTTCAGCGCTCATCACGGTCGCGGTCCGGTTCGCCGAGATCCGCGGAACATGCTGGCGTATCCGTGAACTCGACGACGCAGGGCCGCTCTTGGCCGGCTTCGCGGCGACCACCGAGCCCGGTGCGACATGGGAGTCGAGCACCCGCGGTCCGATCGGGTGGATAGAGCAGAACGACGGCCGCGTGACGCTGGGCGCCGCGATTCCGCTTGGCGTGCTCAACGCCCGAGTCGGCGAATACCTCGCTGCGATCAACGCGCCCATGGTCATCACGCCGTGGCGCTCGGTGCTCGTCTTCGACCTCGATGAAGAGGTTGCCGATGTGGCGCTGCGGGTCCTGGCCCCGATGGGACTGGTGTTCGACGAGAACTCGCCATGGCTGTCGATCAGCGCATGCACCGGCAGCCCGGGCTGCGAGCGATCAGCGGCCGACGTCCGAGCCGACGCCACCGCGCTGATCGACGAGCCCGCTGCAGGTCATCGGCACTTTGTGGGCTGCGAGCGCGCCTGCGGCAGTCCGGTGGTCGGTGACGTACTCGTTGCGACCGGAGACGGATACCGGCTGCGAGACGCTCACCCGTAG
- a CDS encoding TauD/TfdA dioxygenase family protein, with amino-acid sequence MALRVVKLSANIGARIDGIDLTQDYDPASVSKINAALLEHKVIFFRGQDRLDDGGQLALAAKLGTPTTAHPTVTSRGAKLLPIDSRYDKANAWHTDVTFVDRIPKASLLRAISLPEYGGTTTWANTETAYELLPEPLRALADNLWAVHTNAFDYSREVDRRLESLADTEREYRDEFVSDYYETEHPVVRVHPETGKRVLLLGQFVKHFVGLGSTESTTLFGLLQARITKLENTIRWSWQPGDLAIWDNRATQHYAVSDYDNQYRRLNRVTLAGDIPVDVHGERSRPVAGDASAYSDVVDPVRLAS; translated from the coding sequence GTGGCACTACGTGTTGTGAAGCTCAGCGCCAACATCGGCGCTCGTATCGACGGTATCGACCTGACCCAAGATTACGATCCGGCGAGCGTGTCAAAGATCAACGCCGCCTTGCTCGAACACAAGGTCATCTTCTTCCGCGGTCAGGACCGACTCGATGACGGCGGGCAACTCGCCCTGGCGGCCAAGCTGGGTACGCCGACGACCGCACACCCGACGGTGACCTCCCGCGGAGCGAAGTTGCTTCCCATCGATTCGCGCTACGACAAGGCCAACGCCTGGCATACCGACGTCACGTTCGTCGACCGGATTCCGAAAGCATCACTGCTGCGCGCGATTTCACTGCCTGAGTACGGCGGCACCACCACATGGGCGAACACCGAGACCGCCTACGAGCTGCTGCCGGAACCACTTCGCGCGCTCGCCGACAATCTGTGGGCCGTGCACACCAACGCCTTCGATTATTCCCGTGAGGTTGACCGCAGGCTGGAATCGTTGGCCGACACGGAGCGCGAATATCGCGACGAGTTCGTGTCCGACTACTACGAGACGGAACATCCGGTGGTCCGGGTACACCCGGAGACGGGTAAACGGGTGCTGCTGCTCGGCCAGTTCGTCAAGCATTTCGTCGGACTGGGGTCGACCGAATCCACAACGCTGTTCGGGCTGCTTCAGGCCCGGATCACCAAGCTGGAGAACACCATCCGCTGGTCCTGGCAGCCCGGTGATCTCGCGATCTGGGACAACAGGGCCACCCAGCACTACGCGGTGTCGGATTACGACAACCAGTACCGGCGACTCAACCGGGTCACCCTGGCCGGTGACATCCCGGTCGACGTCCACGGCGAACGCAGCCGTCCGGTCGCCGGTGATGCCTCGGCGTACTCCGATGTGGTCGACCCGGTGCGCCTGGCGAGCTGA
- a CDS encoding flavin-containing monooxygenase: MSRQRALRVAIIGAGMSGICMAIKLLDGGIDDFVIYESADDVGGTWRDNTYPGLSCDVPSRFYSYSFRPNPDWSRFMSPGPEIHRYFRQVADERGVTPHIRFGSEVTAARFEDKRWWVSTPDGEEAFDVLITATGVLRVPRYPQIEGLDTFAGPQFHSSRWDHSITLPDKRIGLIGTGSTGVQITAELGGKVRGLTIFQRSPQWVYPTPNLRYRAITRAALARWPALNKLGYRFWQTYIENTLGRAAVEAGLNRRLMALSCRLNLRMSVRDPELRRKLTPDYHAMCKRLILAGHYYRSIQQPGVHLVTEAIDHVEPRGVVTADGVLHELDVLVLATGFDARAYVRPMSIVNDSGVTLDEVWEAGPHAYRSVAVPSFPNLFMLMGPHSPIGNQSLVLIAENQADYAMWWINKIRNGEIIAASPTDAATKDYNEQMKSAMPQTIWVTGCKSWYLGKDGLPELFPWRPVRHRELLATPDVSHFEVRTA; this comes from the coding sequence ATGTCGAGACAGCGAGCCCTGCGGGTGGCGATCATCGGTGCGGGCATGTCCGGCATCTGCATGGCGATCAAACTGCTGGACGGGGGCATCGACGACTTCGTCATCTACGAGTCCGCCGACGACGTCGGCGGCACCTGGCGCGACAACACCTATCCCGGGTTGAGTTGCGATGTTCCCTCTCGCTTCTACTCGTATTCCTTCCGGCCCAATCCCGACTGGTCGCGTTTCATGTCGCCGGGTCCGGAGATTCATCGCTACTTCCGGCAGGTCGCCGACGAGCGGGGCGTCACACCGCACATCAGGTTCGGCAGCGAAGTCACCGCGGCACGATTCGAGGACAAGCGGTGGTGGGTCAGCACGCCGGACGGCGAGGAAGCCTTCGACGTGCTGATCACCGCGACCGGAGTCCTGCGCGTGCCTCGCTACCCACAGATCGAGGGGCTCGACACGTTCGCCGGACCGCAATTCCACTCGTCGCGATGGGACCATTCGATTACGCTGCCCGACAAGCGGATCGGATTGATCGGCACCGGCTCGACCGGCGTGCAGATCACCGCTGAACTCGGCGGCAAGGTCCGCGGATTGACGATCTTCCAACGTTCACCCCAGTGGGTGTACCCGACACCCAACCTTCGCTACCGGGCGATAACAAGGGCAGCCCTCGCCCGTTGGCCCGCCCTGAACAAACTGGGATACCGCTTCTGGCAGACCTACATCGAGAACACCTTGGGTCGCGCCGCGGTCGAGGCGGGGCTGAACCGTCGGTTGATGGCGCTGTCGTGCCGGCTCAATCTGCGAATGTCGGTGCGCGATCCGGAGCTGCGCCGCAAGCTCACTCCCGACTATCACGCGATGTGTAAGCGACTCATCCTCGCCGGCCACTACTACCGTTCCATCCAGCAGCCGGGCGTGCATCTGGTCACCGAGGCGATCGATCACGTCGAACCGCGGGGTGTCGTCACGGCGGACGGCGTGCTCCACGAACTCGATGTGCTGGTATTGGCCACCGGCTTCGACGCCCGCGCCTACGTGCGCCCGATGAGCATCGTCAACGACAGCGGCGTCACGCTCGACGAAGTCTGGGAAGCCGGCCCGCATGCCTACCGTTCGGTCGCCGTCCCAAGTTTTCCGAACCTGTTCATGCTGATGGGCCCGCACTCGCCGATCGGCAACCAGTCGCTGGTGCTGATCGCCGAGAACCAGGCCGACTATGCGATGTGGTGGATCAACAAGATCCGCAATGGCGAGATCATCGCCGCGTCACCCACCGACGCGGCCACAAAGGATTACAACGAGCAGATGAAATCGGCGATGCCACAGACGATCTGGGTCACCGGCTGCAAGAGCTGGTACCTGGGGAAGGACGGCTTGCCGGAGCTCTTCCCCTGGCGGCCGGTCCGCCACCGTGAGCTCCTGGCTACGCCCGATGTCTCGCATTTCGAGGTCCGGACCGCCTGA
- a CDS encoding ABC transporter permease, producing MTAAVDSAAPKVTGAERLRLLIQPALVLVVGAVVVYWAFDRDLTATQQENINAGNVATLIWQHLLITFAVTAIVLAVGIPLGILVTRPGAKVLRPFIVGVANIGQAAPAIGLLVLLFLWTAKTGFWIGVLPIALYSLLPVLASTILGLDQVDRSLMDAGRGQGMARSALLLRVELPLAIPYILAGLRTSLVIAVGTATLSFLVNAGGLGILIDTGYKLQDNVTLILGSVLAVCLALLVDWFGGLAEHFLNPRGLR from the coding sequence GTGACCGCCGCGGTCGACAGCGCCGCACCGAAGGTGACTGGCGCCGAGCGCCTTCGGCTGTTGATTCAGCCCGCACTGGTGCTCGTCGTCGGCGCCGTGGTCGTTTACTGGGCGTTCGACCGTGACCTGACGGCGACCCAGCAGGAGAACATCAACGCCGGAAACGTCGCGACGTTGATCTGGCAGCACCTGCTGATCACCTTTGCGGTGACGGCGATCGTGCTGGCGGTCGGCATCCCGCTCGGGATTTTGGTGACCCGCCCAGGCGCGAAAGTGTTGCGGCCGTTCATCGTCGGTGTCGCCAACATCGGCCAGGCGGCACCGGCGATCGGTCTGCTGGTACTGCTGTTCCTGTGGACGGCGAAGACGGGCTTCTGGATCGGAGTCCTGCCGATCGCGCTGTACTCGCTGCTGCCCGTACTAGCCAGCACAATCCTGGGCCTCGATCAGGTGGACAGGTCACTGATGGACGCCGGGCGGGGTCAGGGCATGGCCCGCAGCGCTTTGCTGTTGAGAGTCGAACTGCCGCTGGCGATTCCGTACATCCTGGCCGGGCTGCGGACATCGCTGGTGATCGCGGTCGGGACTGCGACGCTGTCGTTCCTGGTGAATGCCGGCGGGCTCGGCATCCTCATCGACACCGGTTACAAGTTGCAGGACAACGTGACGCTGATCCTGGGCAGCGTGCTCGCCGTGTGCCTGGCGCTGCTGGTCGACTGGTTCGGCGGCCTCGCAGAACACTTCCTGAATCCCAGGGGACTTCGGTGA
- a CDS encoding glycine betaine ABC transporter substrate-binding protein, whose amino-acid sequence MRRALAVLVATMCALTMTACGLGSGGTVPFMVGPGSIRPDAALEGVKITVGSKEYTEQVIMGYILEYTLAAAGADVRDLTGIVGSRSTREAQLRGQVDVAYEFTGNAWINYLGHEKPIPDSREQYEAVRDEDLQRNGVVWLPPGPMDDTYALAASKKVVERTGVRTLSQYADLVRTNPAAAKTCVDTEFRARQDGYPGMAAAYGFDPARAQTPILQVGIIYQATADGNQCDFGEVFTTDGRIAALDLVVLEDDKQFFAHYNPSVTMKRQFFDAHPEIAEVTAPVTAALTNDAIIEMNKQVDVEGRDPAVVARDWMVAEGFVTAE is encoded by the coding sequence ATGCGGCGCGCGCTGGCCGTGCTCGTCGCAACGATGTGCGCGCTGACGATGACTGCCTGCGGTCTCGGTTCGGGTGGCACGGTGCCGTTCATGGTCGGGCCCGGCTCCATCAGACCCGATGCGGCGCTGGAGGGCGTGAAGATCACCGTGGGCTCCAAGGAGTACACGGAGCAGGTGATCATGGGGTACATCCTCGAATACACCTTGGCCGCCGCCGGGGCCGATGTCCGGGATCTGACCGGCATCGTCGGTTCGCGCAGCACGCGAGAGGCTCAATTGCGCGGACAGGTAGACGTGGCCTACGAGTTCACCGGCAACGCCTGGATCAACTACCTCGGCCACGAGAAGCCGATACCCGACAGCCGCGAACAGTACGAGGCCGTCCGAGACGAGGATCTGCAACGCAACGGCGTGGTGTGGTTGCCGCCTGGGCCGATGGACGACACGTACGCGCTGGCGGCCAGCAAAAAGGTGGTCGAGCGCACGGGTGTGCGCACGCTGTCGCAGTACGCCGATCTCGTCAGGACCAACCCCGCAGCCGCGAAAACCTGTGTGGACACCGAATTTCGCGCTCGCCAGGACGGCTATCCGGGGATGGCCGCCGCCTACGGCTTCGATCCGGCGCGGGCACAGACTCCGATACTCCAGGTCGGCATCATCTACCAGGCGACCGCGGACGGAAACCAGTGCGACTTCGGGGAGGTGTTCACCACCGACGGTCGCATCGCTGCCCTCGATCTCGTGGTGCTCGAAGACGACAAGCAGTTCTTCGCGCACTACAACCCGTCGGTGACGATGAAGCGTCAATTTTTCGACGCCCATCCCGAGATCGCTGAGGTGACGGCACCGGTGACCGCCGCGCTGACCAACGACGCGATCATCGAGATGAACAAGCAGGTCGACGTCGAGGGCCGCGACCCCGCAGTTGTCGCCCGCGACTGGATGGTCGCCGAGGGCTTCGTCACCGCCGAATAA
- a CDS encoding ABC transporter permease → MQALWEYMAAHHSQLLFDSYQHVSAVVQSVLIATIIGVAVGVLTYRNSLASNLATATSSVILTVPAFALLGLLIPLFGLGVVPSVAALVLYSLLPIIRNTIVGLGAIDPALTDAARGLGMGRLATLGRVELRLVWPSILSAMRISTQMSMGVLAIAAYVKGPGLGNLIFAGLARVGSPTALPMALTGTLLIVILALLLDGILVLVGRLTTSKGIR, encoded by the coding sequence GTGCAAGCTCTGTGGGAGTACATGGCTGCCCACCATTCGCAGCTGTTATTCGACTCCTACCAGCACGTCAGCGCGGTGGTGCAGAGCGTGCTCATCGCCACGATCATCGGGGTGGCCGTCGGGGTGCTCACCTACCGCAATTCGCTGGCCTCCAATCTCGCGACGGCGACGTCGAGCGTGATCCTCACTGTCCCGGCGTTCGCCCTGTTGGGTTTGCTCATCCCGTTGTTCGGGCTCGGCGTGGTCCCCAGCGTCGCCGCATTGGTGCTCTACTCGCTGCTGCCGATCATCCGAAACACGATCGTGGGCCTTGGCGCCATCGACCCGGCCTTGACCGACGCCGCACGGGGTCTCGGAATGGGCCGACTCGCCACGCTCGGTCGCGTCGAGTTGCGGCTGGTGTGGCCGTCGATCCTGTCGGCGATGCGGATCAGCACCCAGATGTCGATGGGTGTTCTTGCCATCGCCGCGTACGTCAAGGGGCCCGGCCTCGGCAACCTCATCTTCGCGGGGCTGGCCAGAGTCGGCAGCCCGACCGCTCTCCCCATGGCGCTCACCGGAACCCTGCTCATCGTCATCCTGGCGCTACTGCTCGACGGGATTTTAGTGCTCGTCGGGCGTTTGACCACATCGAAAGGTATTCGGTGA
- the cobN gene encoding cobaltochelatase subunit CobN: MTPPTRSPTVLLLSTSDTDLITARATGAEYRWANPSRLVEDELPEIVRDADVVVVRILGGYRAWQDGIDLLEGCGVPTVVVSGEQSPDAELMGHSTTPTGVALQAHVYLAQGGVENLRQLHAFLCDTLLMTGFGFAPPATTPNWGVLERPTADNGGPTVAVLYYRAQHLAGNTGYVEALCDALEAAGGRPLPVFCASLRTADSALLELLGTADALVTTVLAAGGSTPAAVSAGGNDDTWNVAHLAALDIPILQGLCLTSSRSQWQDNDDGLSPLDVATQVAVPEFDGRIITVPFSFKEIDDEGLISYVADPERCARVAGLAVRHARLRSIAASEKRVALVFSAYPTKHARIGNAVGLDTPASAVALLRAMRDHGYRIGEIPGVDAGDGDALMHALIERGGQDADWLTDGDLAGNPIRVSAKEYREWFATLPAELTDPMVQHWGPPPGELFVDRSSDPDGEIVVAAMQAGNVVLIVQPPRGFGENPVAIYHDPDLPPSHHYLAAYRWLDAAFGADAVVHLGKHGNLEWLPGKTLGMSAACGTDAALGDLPLIYPFLVNDPGEGTQAKRRAHATLVDHLIPPMARAESYGDISRLEQLLDEHANIAALDPGKLPAIRQQIWTLMRAAKMDHDLGLTDRPDEDSFDDMLLHVDGWLCEIKDVQIRDGLHILGEKPTGESEIDLVLAILRARQLFGGEQSVPGLRQALGLAEDGHDERAAVDAAEAQARELVVALADSGWDSTAVDSLTDNADVAAILRFAATEVVPRLAGTADEIPQILRALDGRFIPAGPSGSPLRGLVNVLPTGRNFYSVDPKAVPSRLAWETGVAMADSLLERYREDHGDWPRSVGLSVWGTSAMRTSGDDIAEVLALLGVRPVWDDASRRVVNLEPIGLEELGRPRIDVTVRISGFFRDAFPHVVTMLDDAVQLVAGLDESAEDNYVRAHSQADLAEHGNQRRSTTRIFGSKPGTYGAGLLQLIDSRNWRDDADLAEVYTAWGGFAYGRGLDGRPAADDMNQNYRRITVAAKNTDTREHDIADSDDYFQYHGGMVATVRALTGKAPAAYIGDNTRPDAVRTRTLSEETTRVFRARVVNPRWINAMRRHGYKGAFEMAATVDYLFGYDATAHVMADWMYERLSAEYVLDDENRKFMAESNPWALHGMAERLLEAAGRGMWAQPDQATLDGLKQVLLETEGELEG, encoded by the coding sequence GTGACTCCGCCGACCCGATCGCCGACGGTCTTGCTGTTGTCGACCTCCGACACCGACCTGATCACGGCGCGTGCCACCGGCGCGGAATATCGGTGGGCCAACCCGTCACGGCTGGTCGAGGACGAACTGCCCGAAATCGTCCGCGACGCTGACGTCGTCGTCGTCCGCATTCTCGGTGGCTACCGCGCCTGGCAGGACGGCATCGACCTTCTCGAAGGCTGCGGCGTACCGACCGTCGTGGTCAGCGGCGAGCAGTCCCCGGACGCCGAATTGATGGGACATTCCACAACGCCTACGGGCGTCGCGTTGCAGGCGCACGTGTACCTCGCGCAGGGCGGGGTCGAGAACCTTCGACAGCTGCACGCGTTCCTGTGCGACACGCTGCTGATGACCGGGTTCGGCTTCGCACCGCCGGCCACCACACCCAACTGGGGTGTTCTCGAGCGGCCGACGGCCGACAACGGGGGTCCGACCGTCGCGGTGCTGTACTACCGCGCCCAGCATCTCGCCGGGAACACCGGATACGTCGAGGCGCTGTGCGACGCGCTCGAGGCGGCAGGCGGCCGTCCGCTGCCCGTGTTCTGCGCATCGTTGCGCACAGCCGATTCCGCTCTGCTGGAGTTGCTCGGCACCGCCGATGCGTTGGTGACGACGGTGCTCGCCGCGGGCGGGTCCACCCCTGCCGCAGTCTCGGCGGGCGGCAACGACGACACCTGGAACGTGGCGCATCTGGCCGCCCTCGACATTCCGATCCTGCAAGGGCTGTGTCTCACCAGTTCGCGGTCGCAATGGCAGGACAACGATGACGGGCTGTCGCCGCTGGATGTCGCAACCCAGGTCGCTGTGCCCGAATTCGACGGTCGCATCATCACAGTCCCGTTCTCGTTCAAGGAGATTGACGACGAGGGCCTGATCTCCTACGTAGCCGATCCGGAACGCTGTGCGCGGGTCGCCGGGCTCGCCGTGCGGCACGCGCGGCTGCGCTCCATCGCGGCGTCGGAGAAGCGGGTGGCGCTGGTGTTCTCGGCGTATCCCACCAAACACGCGCGCATCGGCAACGCCGTCGGCCTCGACACGCCGGCCAGTGCCGTGGCCCTCCTGCGCGCAATGCGCGACCACGGCTACCGGATAGGCGAGATTCCCGGCGTCGACGCCGGCGATGGCGATGCGTTGATGCACGCCCTGATCGAGCGCGGCGGTCAAGACGCCGACTGGCTGACCGATGGCGATCTCGCGGGCAATCCGATTCGCGTGTCTGCCAAGGAGTACCGCGAGTGGTTCGCCACGCTGCCCGCGGAGCTGACCGACCCGATGGTGCAGCACTGGGGACCCCCGCCCGGCGAGTTGTTCGTCGACCGCAGCAGTGATCCGGACGGGGAGATCGTGGTCGCCGCGATGCAGGCGGGGAACGTGGTGCTGATCGTTCAGCCGCCGCGCGGTTTCGGGGAGAACCCGGTCGCCATCTACCACGACCCCGATCTGCCGCCCAGCCATCACTATCTGGCCGCCTACCGTTGGCTCGACGCGGCATTCGGCGCCGACGCCGTCGTACATCTCGGCAAGCACGGAAACCTGGAATGGCTCCCGGGGAAGACCCTGGGCATGTCAGCCGCCTGCGGCACCGACGCGGCGTTGGGCGACCTCCCGCTGATCTACCCGTTCCTGGTCAACGACCCGGGCGAGGGCACCCAGGCCAAACGCCGGGCACACGCCACCCTCGTGGACCACCTCATCCCGCCGATGGCGAGGGCCGAATCCTACGGTGACATCTCGCGTCTGGAACAGCTGCTCGACGAGCACGCCAACATCGCCGCGCTCGACCCCGGCAAGCTGCCCGCCATCCGCCAGCAGATCTGGACGCTGATGCGCGCGGCCAAGATGGATCACGACCTGGGGCTCACCGATCGGCCCGACGAGGACTCCTTCGACGACATGCTGCTGCACGTTGACGGCTGGCTGTGCGAGATCAAAGATGTCCAAATTCGCGACGGTCTACACATCCTTGGCGAAAAGCCCACGGGCGAATCGGAAATCGATCTGGTGCTCGCCATCCTGCGCGCACGCCAACTCTTCGGGGGCGAGCAGAGCGTGCCGGGCCTCCGTCAGGCGCTCGGTCTCGCCGAGGATGGCCACGACGAGCGCGCCGCGGTCGACGCGGCTGAGGCGCAGGCACGTGAACTCGTTGTGGCACTTGCGGACTCGGGATGGGATTCCACCGCCGTCGACTCGCTGACCGACAACGCCGACGTCGCGGCGATCCTGCGATTCGCGGCGACCGAGGTGGTGCCGAGACTGGCGGGCACTGCCGACGAGATCCCCCAGATCCTGCGCGCCCTCGACGGTCGTTTCATACCGGCCGGCCCGTCGGGGTCCCCGTTGCGCGGCCTCGTCAACGTGCTGCCCACCGGTCGCAACTTCTACTCGGTCGACCCGAAGGCGGTGCCGTCGCGGCTCGCATGGGAAACCGGCGTCGCGATGGCGGATTCGCTGCTCGAGCGGTACCGGGAGGACCACGGTGACTGGCCGAGGTCCGTCGGGCTGTCGGTATGGGGCACGTCGGCCATGCGGACCTCGGGTGACGACATCGCCGAAGTGCTTGCGCTGCTGGGAGTACGGCCGGTGTGGGACGACGCGTCGCGACGGGTGGTGAACCTGGAGCCGATAGGTCTCGAGGAGCTCGGCCGTCCGCGTATCGACGTCACCGTGCGCATCTCCGGGTTCTTCCGCGACGCCTTCCCGCATGTCGTCACGATGCTCGACGACGCGGTGCAACTCGTCGCAGGGCTCGACGAGTCGGCCGAGGACAATTACGTCCGCGCCCACTCCCAGGCCGACCTAGCTGAACATGGTAACCAAAGGCGTTCCACCACAAGAATATTCGGCTCTAAACCGGGCACGTATGGTGCAGGTCTGCTGCAACTGATCGACAGCCGCAACTGGCGTGACGATGCCGACCTCGCAGAGGTCTACACCGCCTGGGGCGGTTTCGCCTACGGGCGCGGCTTGGACGGCAGGCCGGCGGCCGACGACATGAACCAGAACTACCGGCGGATCACAGTCGCCGCGAAGAACACCGACACACGCGAGCACGACATCGCCGACTCCGACGACTACTTCCAGTACCACGGAGGCATGGTCGCGACGGTGCGGGCGCTCACGGGAAAGGCGCCGGCCGCCTACATCGGCGACAACACCCGGCCCGATGCCGTACGCACCCGCACGCTGTCGGAGGAGACCACCCGCGTGTTCCGCGCCCGAGTGGTCAACCCGCGGTGGATCAACGCGATGCGCCGCCACGGCTACAAGGGCGCCTTCGAGATGGCCGCCACGGTCGACTACCTGTTCGGCTACGACGCGACCGCACATGTAATGGCCGACTGGATGTATGAGCGGCTGTCCGCCGAGTACGTCCTCGACGACGAGAACCGCAAGTTCATGGCCGAATCGAACCCGTGGGCCCTGCACGGGATGGCCGAGCGGCTGCTGGAGGCCGCGGGCAGAGGCATGTGGGCGCAGCCCGACCAGGCGACGCTCGACGGCTTGAAGCAGGTCCTGCTGGAGACGGAAGGCGAACTGGAGGGCTGA
- a CDS encoding ABC transporter ATP-binding protein: MTSLSESATSQPSSGAQIVLDHVSKVYPGSKEPAVDDTSLDIPAGEIVIFVGPSGCGKTTMMRMINRLSEPTSGRILIGDKDALSIKPTELRRSIGYAIQQAGLFPHMTIRQNVGLVPGLLRWDRKKIADRVDELLDLVGLEPGQYAERYPRQLSGGQQQRVGVARALAADPPVLLMDEPFGAVDPITRSTLQDELLRLQSELRKTIVFVTHDFGEAVKLGDRIAVLGQRSKVLQYDTPQAILASPADDTVAGFVGSGASLRQLSLVRVKDVELRAHPSVHRNDSLESVRNVLANSDYDWVVVVDERDRPVNWVRERNLRHAQTLADAFEPLDVLSTQSTLEDALEAILAEQHASAVVSGPGSKYAGVVTLDTLIDTITRLRTEAESPDGDES, from the coding sequence GTGACATCACTATCCGAGTCAGCGACCTCGCAACCTTCGAGCGGGGCGCAGATCGTCCTGGACCACGTCTCGAAGGTCTACCCGGGCTCCAAAGAGCCCGCGGTCGACGACACCTCGCTGGACATTCCCGCGGGCGAGATCGTCATCTTCGTCGGCCCCTCGGGGTGCGGCAAGACCACCATGATGCGGATGATCAACCGGCTCAGCGAGCCGACCTCGGGGCGCATCCTGATCGGGGACAAGGACGCGCTGTCCATCAAGCCGACCGAATTGAGGCGGTCGATCGGGTATGCGATCCAGCAGGCCGGCCTGTTCCCGCATATGACGATTCGGCAGAACGTCGGCCTGGTGCCCGGCCTGCTGCGGTGGGACCGCAAGAAGATCGCCGACCGCGTCGACGAACTGCTCGACCTCGTCGGGCTCGAACCCGGCCAGTACGCCGAGCGGTATCCGCGCCAACTGTCCGGCGGACAGCAACAGCGGGTCGGCGTGGCACGGGCGCTGGCCGCGGACCCGCCGGTGCTGTTGATGGACGAGCCGTTCGGCGCCGTCGACCCGATCACCAGGAGCACGTTGCAGGACGAACTGCTGCGGCTGCAATCCGAACTGCGCAAGACCATCGTCTTCGTCACGCACGACTTCGGCGAGGCTGTGAAACTGGGGGACCGGATCGCCGTGCTCGGCCAACGGTCGAAGGTGCTGCAGTACGACACGCCGCAGGCGATCCTGGCCAGCCCGGCCGATGACACCGTCGCCGGGTTCGTCGGATCCGGGGCGTCGCTGCGCCAGCTCAGCCTGGTGCGGGTCAAGGACGTCGAACTGCGAGCCCACCCATCCGTCCACCGCAACGACTCGCTCGAAAGCGTGCGAAATGTGTTGGCCAACAGCGATTACGACTGGGTGGTCGTCGTCGACGAGCGGGACCGCCCGGTGAACTGGGTGCGCGAGCGCAACCTGCGGCACGCCCAGACCCTGGCCGATGCCTTCGAACCGCTCGACGTGCTCAGCACGCAGTCGACTCTCGAAGACGCGTTGGAGGCGATCCTCGCCGAGCAACACGCCTCGGCCGTCGTGTCCGGCCCGGGCAGCAAGTACGCCGGCGTCGTCACGCTGGACACCCTGATCGACACCATCACCCGCCTTCGCACCGAGGCCGAGTCACCGGACGGTGACGAGTCGTGA